A genomic window from Cucumis melo cultivar AY chromosome 8, USDA_Cmelo_AY_1.0, whole genome shotgun sequence includes:
- the LOC103484391 gene encoding two-pore potassium channel 3 has protein sequence MEKEPLLPYLSPRGKPPPPPPQLCPLPENDEITLPMTPTEFKDRLIFGPSSSPQDASPIFDALTLSLSSSRPSASSSLQDPSTPLDPRSQSQSQQAWLVDSNYTWPKSNLHRSKTAPAMAVINDVNHSQEPKPQFGKQSIIRQAVVLLIVYLSLGVLIYWLNRDNFAAQETHPVVDALYFCIVTMCTIGYGDITPNSTATKLFSVLFVLVGFGFIDILLSGMVSYVLDLQESYLLRNVKRGVKRESGKSYIIDVKKGRMRIRMKVALALGVVILCIGVGMGVMHFVENLGWLDSFYLSVMSVTTVGYGDQAFKSMTGRIFASIWLLVSTLAVARAFLYLAEARVDKRHRMMAKWILGQDMTISEFLAADIDNNGFVSRSEYVIYKLKEMGRVSEKDVMQISNNFDRLDSGKCGKITLADLLESHH, from the exons ATGGAGAAAGAGCCTCTTCTTCCATATCTAAGCCCAAGAGGGAAACCGCCTCCGCCACCTCCTCAATTATGTCCACTCCCTGAAAACGATGAAATTACTCTGCCTATGACACCCACGGAGTTCAAAGACCGCTTGATCTTTGGTCCTTCATCGTCCCCACAAGACGCTTCTCCTATATTCGACGCTTTGACGCTATCTCTTTCCTCTTCGAGACCCTCTGCTTCATCTTCTCTTCAAGACCCATCTACACCTTTGGACCCAAGATCACAATCGCAGTCTCAGCAGGCGTGGCTTGTGGATTCCAATTACACATGGCCCAAAAGCAACCTCCATCGCTCCAAAACTGCACCTGCCATGGCGGTCATCAACGATGTCAATCATTCGCAGGAGCCCAAGCCACAATTTGGTAAACAGTCTATTATCCGCCAGGCGGTTGTTCTTCTAATTGTTTACTTATCATTGGGTGTGCTTATCTATTGGTTAAATCGTGATAATTTTGCGGCTCAAGAGACTCATCCTGTGGTCGATGCATTGTACTTTTGTATTGTAACGATGTGCACTATTGGATATGGAGATATTACCCCCAATAGTACAGCGACAAAGCTGTTCTCAGTATTGTTTGTGTTGGTGGGATTTGGGTTTATAGATATATTGCTCTCTGGAATGGTTAGTTATGTGCTCGATTTGCAGGAGAGTTATTTGTTGAGGAATGTAAAGAGGGGGGTGAAGCGTGAATCTGGGAAGTCCTATATAATTGATGTGAAAAAGGGAAGAATGAGGATTAGAATGAAGGTGGCATTGGCCTTGGGTGTTGTGATACTTTGTATAGGAGTTGGCATGGGTGTTATGCATTTTGTTGAGAACCTGGGATGGTTGGATTCATTTTATCTCTCCGTTATGTCCGTCACAACAGTTGGATATGGTGATCAGGCATTCAAGTCGATGACTGGTCGGATTTTTGCTTCAATCTGGTTGCTTGTATCAACCCTTGCTGTTGCTCGGGCGTTTCTTTATTTAGCGGAGGCAAGAGTAGACAAGCGGCATAGGATGATGGCAAAATGGATACTTGGTCAAGATATGACCATTTCTGAGTTTCTTGCTGCTGATATTGACAACAATGGCTTTGTGAG TAGGTCAGAATATGTGATATACAAGCTGAAGGAGATGGGTAGGGTATCCGAGAAAGATGTCATGCAGATATCCAATAACTTCGATAGGCTAGACAGTGGCAAATGTGGGAAGATTACACTGGCTGATCTCTTGGAAAGTCATCACTAA
- the LOC103484392 gene encoding uncharacterized protein LOC103484392, with the protein MNDPELEAIRQRRMQELMAQRGMGSQNNPEQQKAQEEARSEAEERRQMMLSQILSMQARERLSRIALVKPEKARGVEDVILRAAQMGQIVEKVSEERLITLLEQINNQTTKQTKVTIQRRRSVLEDDD; encoded by the exons ATG AATGATCCAGAGCTAGAAGCAATCAGGCAGAGAAGAATGCAGGAACTCATGGCCCAGCGTGGCATG GGGAGCCAAAATAATCCTGAACAACAGAAGGCCCAGGAAGAAGCTAGGAG TGAAGCAGAGGAACGTAGGCAAATGATGCTGAGTCAGATTCTGTCAATGCAAGCCAGAGAAAGAC TTTCTCGAATTGCATTGGTTAAACCTGAGAAGGCACGAGGTGTTGAAGATGTTATACTGAGAGCTGCACAGATGGGCCAAATTGTAGAGAAG GTCTCTGAAGAGAGGCTTATTACATTGCTAGAACAAATCAACAATCAGACCACAAAACAGACGAAAGTCACT ATTCAAAGGCGTCGAAGCGTTCTAGAGGATGACGATTAG
- the LOC103484393 gene encoding pterin-4-alpha-carbinolamine dehydratase 2, mitochondrial has protein sequence MTTLFPFSQSHLRLIFKAKVPFPSLFHTIPRSHGRPMSRITGICMEHVGLPSTRKPLSGFRMLCTGEDLTTKKCVPCNSNDLRPMTEDAAKRLIRELVDWNLVNEDSKLKLSRSLKVKSFLKGMELFQLIAEVAEAEGHHPDLHLVGWNNVTIEISTHAVGGLTENDFILASKISKLDVHHLLSRKVSISSQHDC, from the exons ATGACGACTCTGTTTCCGTTTTCCCAATCTCATTTGCGCTTGATTTTCAAAGCCAAG GTCCCATTTCCGTCGCTGTTTCACACTATCCCTCGCTCTCATGGACG TCCAATGTCTCGAATTACTGGGATATGTATGGAGCATGTGGGCTTACCATCAACTAGGAAACCACTTTCTGGATTTAGAATGCTTTGTACTGGCGAAG ATTTGACCACTAAAAAATGTGTTCCTTGCAATTCAAATGATTTGCGACCAATGACTGAGGACGCAGCAAAACGTTTGATTAGAGAG ctGGTTGACTGGAACCTTGTAAATGAAGATAGTAAGCTAAAGTTGAGCCGATCGCTGAAGGTGAAGAGTTTTCTTAAAGGAATGGAGTTGTTTCAACTTATAGCAGAAGTTGCAGAGGCAGAGG GCCATCACCCTGATCTGCATCTAGTTGGATGGAACAATGTAACAATTGAAATCTCTACACATGCAGTAG GTGGACTGACTGAAAACGACTTCATTCTAGCTTCCAAGATCAGCAAGCTTGATGTTCACCACCTACTCAGCCGGAAAGTTTCCATTAGCAGTCAACATGATTGTTGA
- the LOC103484394 gene encoding coatomer subunit zeta-1-like, with protein MESCPSIKNILLLDSEGKRVAVKYYSDEWPTNSARETFEKAVFSKTQKSNARNEAEIAMFENNIVIYKFVQDLHFFVTGGEYENELILATVLQGFFDAVGLLLRGHVEKKEALENLDLILLCLDEIVDGGIVLETDGNVIAGKVATQSIDSSAPLSEQTISQALATAREHLTRSLLT; from the exons ATG GAGTCTTGTCCttcaataaaaaatattctCCTGTTGGATTCCGAGGGGAAACGTGTGGCTGTCAAGTATTACTCTGATGAGTGGCCAACAAATAGTGCAAGGGAAACTTTCGAGAAAGCTGTCTTTAGCAAAACTCAAAAGAGCAATGCTCGAAATGAAG CGGAGATTGCAATGTTTGAAAACAATATTGTCATTTACAAGTTTGTGCAAGATCTACATTTTTTTGTCACTGGTGGGGAATATGAGAATGAGCTTATTTTGGCAACAGTTCTTCAGGGATTTTTCGACGCTGTTGGCCTTCTCCTTAG GGGTCACGTGGAAAAGAAGGAAGCACTTGAAAACTTGGATCTTATTCTGTTGTGTCTTGATGAAATTGTTGATGGAGG TATTGTTCTTGAGACCGATGGAAATGTCATTGCTGGGAAGGTTGCAACTCAAAGTATAGATTCTTCAGCTCCTTTGTCTGAGCAG ACAATAAGTCAAGCACTGGCCACTGCACGAGAACATCTGACGAGATCTCTTCTTACATAA
- the LOC103484395 gene encoding uncharacterized protein LOC103484395 isoform X2, with protein sequence MGAKGGGGGKTTNGTSGIPPEWRKMVQSLKEIVNNCTDQEIYATLRECNMDPDEAVNRLLTQDPFHEVKSKREKKKENKDPIDSRSRGSSIPSSRTSKSGTERYAGRSSSIQFGSSDTGLSPSKPVYKKENGASDHAGSSSVSGQSGNHSFYQYPSHSNNVATENKLSGLGAGDGAISSSQTSFGFQSAWLGAQGQVSMADIVKMGKPQGKSSSAQNTSLQGSSSHNSVPFQSTPTLPNFHSAPRASTVSEAHSGPGIMSQQASLNDEWPSIEPPQPVGISSSVESPAVLELHSSPANLSLDSPNQHVHQDKVQVVESSSVDTIDVNHAAHASILGNNIPEDNSGSASVSDSNLYDDMNSYLPQRHVIEHNEAEDGVSSMSANFQQLSLQKEDQDSPPEEDNPSVVIPHHLQLHTPDCFHLSFGSFGSGTNANFSGSGAFPNSNVEESSAPADVSSVAHSEARNSEYYEDDGANSDGNLIHRTSASGGYYETPTTQAEVKQESSENAQANLYAFPSSSPGFSYESNQPSEIPFIQNSSEMQNLERAMLAYTNTLSNNMLLASTSQTVREDPQYSPFPDTQSVPKYSNVASSITGPSMSMPEVLRTSSITTSQPTPQSNVAAGPAVPQHLAVHPYSQPTLPLGHFANMIGYPFLPQSYTYMPSGFQQAFAGNSTYHQALAAVLPQYKNSISVSSLPQSAAIASGYGFGSSTSIPGGNFPLNPPTAPAGSSIGYEDAISSQYKDSNHLLSLQQNDNPAMWIHGPGSRTMSAVPASAYYGLQGQNQQSSGFRQAQQPSQQYGALGYPNFYHSQAGISLDGQQQTLRDASLGGSQGQQPKQSQQIWQNSY encoded by the exons ATGGGTGCaaaaggaggaggaggaggcaAAACCACCAATGGAACGTCTGGGATTCCGCCAGAGTGGCGGAAGATGGTCCAAAGCTTAAAAGAGATTGTAAATAACTGTACCGACCAGGAGATCTATGCTACCCTAAGAGAATGTAATATGGATCCTGATGAAGCCGTTAATCGTCTCCTCACACAAg ACCCTTTTCACGAGGTGAAGAGCAaacgagaaaagaaaaaagag AACAAGGATCCAATTGATTCTCGATCGCGTGGTTCTAGTATCCCTTCTAGTCGTACGAGTAAGAGTGGTACGGAGCGTTATGCTGGACGCAGTAGCTCGATTCAGTTTGGTTCTAGTG ACACTGGTTTGTCGCCCAGTAAACCTGTGTACAAAAAAGAAAACGGAGCTAGTGACCATGCTGGTTCGTCTTCTGTGTCTGGTCAATCGGGAAATCACTCATTCTACCAATATCCATCTCACAG CAACAACGTGGCTACAGAAAATAAATTATCAGGATTAGGTGCAGGAGATGGAGCAATCTCATCCTCACAGACATCTTTTGGCTTCCAATCTGCATGGTTGGGTGCTCAGGGCCAAGTTTCAATGGCTGACATTGTTAAGATGGGAAAGCCTCAGGGCAAGAGTTCCTCTGCGCAAAACACTTCCCTTCAAGGCTCAAGTTCTCATAACAGTGTTCCGTTCCAGTCTACACCAACACTCCCGAATTTTCATTCAGCGCCTCGGGCTTCCACAGTTTCAGAAGCTCACTCTGGACCGGGTATTATGAGTCAGCAGGCTTCTCTCAATGATGAATGGCCCTCAATTGAGCCTCCTCAACCTGTTGGTATCTCCAGTTCCGTAGAGTCACCTGCCGTCTTGGAGTTGCATTCAAGTCCAGCTAACTTATCGTTGGATAGTCCTAATCAGCATGTACACCAAGACAAGGTTCAGGTTGTTGAAAGTAGTTCCGTTGACACAATTGATGTAAACCACGCTGCACATGCTTCTATATTGGGTAACAATATTCCAGAGGATAACTCTGGGAGTGCCTCTGTGTCAGATAGTAACTTATATGACGACATGAACTCCTATTTGCCTCAGAGGCATGTTATTGAACACAATGAAG CTGAAGATGGCGTTTCATCAATGTCTGCAAATTTTCAGCAATTAAGCTTACAGAAGGAAGATCAGGACTCACCACCTGAAGAGGATAATCCTTCTGTAGTAATTCCCCATCACCTCCAGCTTCACACCCCAGATTGCTTTCATTTGAGCTTTGGAAGTTTTGGATCTGGGACCAATGCTAACTTTTCTGGTTCTGGGGCATTTCCAAATAGCAATGTGGAGGAGTCTTCTGCACCAGCAGATGTATCTTCAGTTGCTCACTCTGAGGCTAG AAATTCTGAGTATTACGAGGATGATGGTGCTAACTCGGATGGGAACCTTATCCACAGAACTAGTGCTAGTGGTGGGTATTACGAAACACCTACTACACAAGCAGAGGTGAAGCAGGAAAGCTCTGAAAATGCTCAGGCTAATCTATATGCATTTCCATCCTCTTCTCCTGGATTTAGTTATGAGAGCAACCAACCATCAGAAATTCCATTTATACAGAATAGTTCAGAAATGCAGAACCTTGAAAGAGCAATG CTTGCATACACAAATACTTTATCCAACAATATGTTGTTGGCTTCCACATCTCAGACAGTGAGGGAAGATCCTCAATATTCACCTTTTCCTGACACACAGTCGGTGCCGAAATACAGCAATGTTGCTTCTTCCATCACTGGCCCCTCCATGTCCATGCCGGAG gTTCTAAGAACAAGTAGCATTACTACCTCTCAGCCTACTCCACAGTCCAACGTTGCAGCAGGACCAGCCGTTCCACAACACCTTGCTGTTCATCCTTATTCCCAGCCCACACTTCCTTTGGGTCATTTTGCAAATATGATTGGCTACCCTTTCTTGCCTCAGAGCTATACATATATGCCATCCGGATTCCAACAGGCATTTGCAGGTAACAGTACATACCATCAAGCTTTGGCAGCAGTACTTCCACAGTACAAAAATAGCATTTCTGTTAGCAGTTTGCCTCAGTCTGCTGCTATTGCTTCTGGCTACGGATTTGGAAGTTCAACTAGCATACCTGGAGGAAATTTCCCGCTGAATCCTCCCACAGCACCTGCAGGATCATCCATTGGCTATGAAGATGCTATAAGTTCACAGTACAAAGATAGTAATCATTTGCTGTCCCTCCAGCAG AACGATAACCCAGCAATGTGGATTCATGGGCCTGGTTCCCGAACAATGTCTGCTGTTCCCGCTAGTGCATATTACGGCCTTCAAGGGCAGAATCAACAATCTAGTGGATTCCGACAAGCTCAACAGCCTTCACAACAATATGGGGCTCTGGGATATCCTAACTTCTATCATTCTCAGGCGGGTATATCACTGGATGGCCAACAGCAAACCCTCAGGGACGCATCTCTGGGCGGGTCTCAAGGTCAACAGCCGAAGCAGTCGCAACAGATTTGGCAAAACAGCTACTAA
- the LOC103484395 gene encoding uncharacterized protein LOC103484395 isoform X1, with the protein MGAKGGGGGKTTNGTSGIPPEWRKMVQSLKEIVNNCTDQEIYATLRECNMDPDEAVNRLLTQDPFHEVKSKREKKKENKDPIDSRSRGSSIPSSRTSKSGTERYAGRSSSIQFGSSDTGLSPSKPVYKKENGASDHAGSSSVSGQSGNHSFYQYPSHSSNNVATENKLSGLGAGDGAISSSQTSFGFQSAWLGAQGQVSMADIVKMGKPQGKSSSAQNTSLQGSSSHNSVPFQSTPTLPNFHSAPRASTVSEAHSGPGIMSQQASLNDEWPSIEPPQPVGISSSVESPAVLELHSSPANLSLDSPNQHVHQDKVQVVESSSVDTIDVNHAAHASILGNNIPEDNSGSASVSDSNLYDDMNSYLPQRHVIEHNEAEDGVSSMSANFQQLSLQKEDQDSPPEEDNPSVVIPHHLQLHTPDCFHLSFGSFGSGTNANFSGSGAFPNSNVEESSAPADVSSVAHSEARNSEYYEDDGANSDGNLIHRTSASGGYYETPTTQAEVKQESSENAQANLYAFPSSSPGFSYESNQPSEIPFIQNSSEMQNLERAMLAYTNTLSNNMLLASTSQTVREDPQYSPFPDTQSVPKYSNVASSITGPSMSMPEVLRTSSITTSQPTPQSNVAAGPAVPQHLAVHPYSQPTLPLGHFANMIGYPFLPQSYTYMPSGFQQAFAGNSTYHQALAAVLPQYKNSISVSSLPQSAAIASGYGFGSSTSIPGGNFPLNPPTAPAGSSIGYEDAISSQYKDSNHLLSLQQNDNPAMWIHGPGSRTMSAVPASAYYGLQGQNQQSSGFRQAQQPSQQYGALGYPNFYHSQAGISLDGQQQTLRDASLGGSQGQQPKQSQQIWQNSY; encoded by the exons ATGGGTGCaaaaggaggaggaggaggcaAAACCACCAATGGAACGTCTGGGATTCCGCCAGAGTGGCGGAAGATGGTCCAAAGCTTAAAAGAGATTGTAAATAACTGTACCGACCAGGAGATCTATGCTACCCTAAGAGAATGTAATATGGATCCTGATGAAGCCGTTAATCGTCTCCTCACACAAg ACCCTTTTCACGAGGTGAAGAGCAaacgagaaaagaaaaaagag AACAAGGATCCAATTGATTCTCGATCGCGTGGTTCTAGTATCCCTTCTAGTCGTACGAGTAAGAGTGGTACGGAGCGTTATGCTGGACGCAGTAGCTCGATTCAGTTTGGTTCTAGTG ACACTGGTTTGTCGCCCAGTAAACCTGTGTACAAAAAAGAAAACGGAGCTAGTGACCATGCTGGTTCGTCTTCTGTGTCTGGTCAATCGGGAAATCACTCATTCTACCAATATCCATCTCACAG CAGCAACAACGTGGCTACAGAAAATAAATTATCAGGATTAGGTGCAGGAGATGGAGCAATCTCATCCTCACAGACATCTTTTGGCTTCCAATCTGCATGGTTGGGTGCTCAGGGCCAAGTTTCAATGGCTGACATTGTTAAGATGGGAAAGCCTCAGGGCAAGAGTTCCTCTGCGCAAAACACTTCCCTTCAAGGCTCAAGTTCTCATAACAGTGTTCCGTTCCAGTCTACACCAACACTCCCGAATTTTCATTCAGCGCCTCGGGCTTCCACAGTTTCAGAAGCTCACTCTGGACCGGGTATTATGAGTCAGCAGGCTTCTCTCAATGATGAATGGCCCTCAATTGAGCCTCCTCAACCTGTTGGTATCTCCAGTTCCGTAGAGTCACCTGCCGTCTTGGAGTTGCATTCAAGTCCAGCTAACTTATCGTTGGATAGTCCTAATCAGCATGTACACCAAGACAAGGTTCAGGTTGTTGAAAGTAGTTCCGTTGACACAATTGATGTAAACCACGCTGCACATGCTTCTATATTGGGTAACAATATTCCAGAGGATAACTCTGGGAGTGCCTCTGTGTCAGATAGTAACTTATATGACGACATGAACTCCTATTTGCCTCAGAGGCATGTTATTGAACACAATGAAG CTGAAGATGGCGTTTCATCAATGTCTGCAAATTTTCAGCAATTAAGCTTACAGAAGGAAGATCAGGACTCACCACCTGAAGAGGATAATCCTTCTGTAGTAATTCCCCATCACCTCCAGCTTCACACCCCAGATTGCTTTCATTTGAGCTTTGGAAGTTTTGGATCTGGGACCAATGCTAACTTTTCTGGTTCTGGGGCATTTCCAAATAGCAATGTGGAGGAGTCTTCTGCACCAGCAGATGTATCTTCAGTTGCTCACTCTGAGGCTAG AAATTCTGAGTATTACGAGGATGATGGTGCTAACTCGGATGGGAACCTTATCCACAGAACTAGTGCTAGTGGTGGGTATTACGAAACACCTACTACACAAGCAGAGGTGAAGCAGGAAAGCTCTGAAAATGCTCAGGCTAATCTATATGCATTTCCATCCTCTTCTCCTGGATTTAGTTATGAGAGCAACCAACCATCAGAAATTCCATTTATACAGAATAGTTCAGAAATGCAGAACCTTGAAAGAGCAATG CTTGCATACACAAATACTTTATCCAACAATATGTTGTTGGCTTCCACATCTCAGACAGTGAGGGAAGATCCTCAATATTCACCTTTTCCTGACACACAGTCGGTGCCGAAATACAGCAATGTTGCTTCTTCCATCACTGGCCCCTCCATGTCCATGCCGGAG gTTCTAAGAACAAGTAGCATTACTACCTCTCAGCCTACTCCACAGTCCAACGTTGCAGCAGGACCAGCCGTTCCACAACACCTTGCTGTTCATCCTTATTCCCAGCCCACACTTCCTTTGGGTCATTTTGCAAATATGATTGGCTACCCTTTCTTGCCTCAGAGCTATACATATATGCCATCCGGATTCCAACAGGCATTTGCAGGTAACAGTACATACCATCAAGCTTTGGCAGCAGTACTTCCACAGTACAAAAATAGCATTTCTGTTAGCAGTTTGCCTCAGTCTGCTGCTATTGCTTCTGGCTACGGATTTGGAAGTTCAACTAGCATACCTGGAGGAAATTTCCCGCTGAATCCTCCCACAGCACCTGCAGGATCATCCATTGGCTATGAAGATGCTATAAGTTCACAGTACAAAGATAGTAATCATTTGCTGTCCCTCCAGCAG AACGATAACCCAGCAATGTGGATTCATGGGCCTGGTTCCCGAACAATGTCTGCTGTTCCCGCTAGTGCATATTACGGCCTTCAAGGGCAGAATCAACAATCTAGTGGATTCCGACAAGCTCAACAGCCTTCACAACAATATGGGGCTCTGGGATATCCTAACTTCTATCATTCTCAGGCGGGTATATCACTGGATGGCCAACAGCAAACCCTCAGGGACGCATCTCTGGGCGGGTCTCAAGGTCAACAGCCGAAGCAGTCGCAACAGATTTGGCAAAACAGCTACTAA
- the LOC103484397 gene encoding PLASMODESMATA CALLOSE-BINDING PROTEIN 3-like, with protein PLLFVPSGSSIAQRPFFEANQEDYVLQNEEEQIPYFSTSTSSNQLDTIPIVNPTTPGGTTPTQTPIVNPPAQTNPTGPTITPTTPTTTGGGSWCIASPNASPNALQVALDYACGYGGADCSAIQSGGSCFEPNTMKDHASYAFNDYYQKNPAPTSCVFGGTAQLTTTDPSNGNCHYAASRSTPSTTTPINPPTNPTPMPPATPTITTPTPTDTMPTDTPPTDTTPNDFGGYGSEPSDTASSAIPVTGFFSFVFLGSLLMANCM; from the exons CCCTTGCTTTTTGTGCCTTCAGGTTCAAGTATTGCACAGAGACCGTTCTTTGAAGCAAACCAAGAAGACTATGTTCTACAAAATGAAGAGGAACAAATACCCTACTTTTCAACTTCAACATCTAGCAATCAACTGGACACAATACCCATTGTGAATCCAACCACCCCAGGTGGCACAACTCCGACCCAGACGCCAATTGTTAATCCGCCTGCACAAACAAACCCTACCGGACCAACCATAACCCCGACAACCCCAACAACCACAGGTGGTGGAAGTTGGTGCATAGCAAGCCCAAATGCTTCCCCAAACGCTTTGCAGGTAGCTCTAGATTATGCTTGTGGCTATGGAGGCGCGGATTGCTCGGCGATTCAATCGGGAGGTAGTTGCTTTGAGCCCAACACCATGAAAGACCACGCTTCTTATGCCTTTAACGACTACTACCAGAAGAATCCAGCACCTACAAGCTGCGTGTTTGGGGGAACGGCGCAACTCACCACCACCGACCCCA GCAACGGAAATTGCCACTACGCAGCATCAAGGTCAACACCAAG CACAACAACACCAATCAATCCACCAACGAATCCAACTCCAATGCCGCCGGCAACACCAACCATAACAACCCCAACACCAACCGACACGATGCCTACCGATACACCGCCAACTGACACCACACCAAACGACTTCGGCGGTTACGGATCGGAACCATCAGACACAGCAAGCTCAGCAATTCCGGTGACGGGCTTCTTCTCTTTCGTCTTCTTGGGATCACTTCTTATGGCAAATTGCATGTAA